In one Heteronotia binoei isolate CCM8104 ecotype False Entrance Well chromosome 1, APGP_CSIRO_Hbin_v1, whole genome shotgun sequence genomic region, the following are encoded:
- the LOC132588402 gene encoding protein S100-A16-like, protein MIGDPSELEWAIQTLVKNYDRYSSRGGCCCCCKRQRGISKGGFQKMLTHELNHMLTDTKNKHAANKLICDLDENHDGKISFDEYWTLIGGIASPISCLIRQQEESVKFTK, encoded by the exons ATGATCGGCGACCCCTCTGAGCTGGAATGGGCGATCCAGACCCTGGTGAAGAACTACGACCGGTACTCCAGCagaggcggctgctgctgctgttgcaaaaGACAGCGCGGAATCAGCAAGGGCGGGTTCCAGAAGATGCTGACCCATGAGCTCAACCACATGCTGACG GACACCAAGAACAAGCACGCAGCCAACAAGCTGATCTGTGACTTGGACGAGAACCACGACGGGAAGATCAGTTTCGACGAGTACTGGACCTTGATCGGCGGCATCGCCAGCCCCATCTCGTGCCTGATCCGGCAACAGGAAGAGAGCGTGAAGTTCACAAAGTAA